A stretch of DNA from Arctopsyche grandis isolate Sample6627 chromosome 6, ASM5162203v2, whole genome shotgun sequence:
acagacgcaaacttatgaagaagcagcaatgcggcttgcattggaagaaaggagtattgagcgatttccatttgcattattattaaataaatagataccaaaatgttaaaatttcttttattttatgaataaattgatccacttttttttgtaactttaatttatttgattaaatttggtgcggccaccagacatttccatgggaccactattatcacctgtgcggccacggtaaaatttcgcctgagaaccactgttaactatatacatatttaactttGGTCAAACATACACaactgattttaattttatgtaaaatttatgtacatttgtatgtatgtatgtacgtatgtacatatatatatatacacgtaaACAAAGCAGATGatctttcaattattaaaatatataaccgatatataaataataacagaATTTATAAATACCTATCATATGCATACTTAtatattggaaataaaataaacattatttttccaattgtatatttttgattcaagtagaataatatttattagaaATTCAATATGACTGCAAagaatcaaatttcaaaacacAGATTTTTTTTGAAAGCTTAGAAGGTTTGATAAAACAATATTGTAAGACCAattgataacattttttttatgaataatatagTGGAGTTTCCAATTATACTAAACAAATCTAATAAAAGTTCTAAGTACAAATTCGCCTATTGGCAGTCGCAATCAAAACCTTTGAACAATTGAAagataaacattaattaaaaaatagacaATCGATCAGTGAGGAATTTCATATCAGAAAGATTGATAAAATGATTGTATGTTGTATATAAGTGGCTAGATTAAAATTTTCGAACACTTACATTGTTTTGTTTGTCTAAACCACTGAAACTTGTCAGCTGTACAAAAATGGTTTCCAAAACCATCATCACCTTCCTGTTGGTAGCTTTGGTTGCATGTGCCTTGGCCCAAAGCAATCATTTCGAAATCGGAAATAAGAACCCTGGTGATAGGCAACTTTATTACGAGATTGTGACCAAGTCATCTACGGTGTTGACGATTGTTACTAAGGATGTGACTTTCCCCGTTCCTGGAACAATTAACAACGGCATCATCACATATATCAGAGCTTACGACCAATACACTAACGGAAATGGAGGATATTGCACACTTTTGAGTGGTGGACTTGGATTCCAAAACGTTAAATTGCATTTCAAGTCACAAAGAGGACACGGCATAAAATTCATTCTTGAGATCTGGGGCTATTAAGTGACGAATTCAAATCTAAAGAAATGTGATATAttagtatttaattataaatttaaaatgacgtttaaataaaataatttaaaaacaattaattatgttatttcattaaatgaatcaccattaaacatacatatgtacatatgtagattgttcATTGTAATACTAATATAAcctttttacatttaaatatatatatgtacatatacatatatgtatgtatacatacttataatatgattatacctacatatgtattttcatattatatatatacacatgtatgtatgtatataatatgaaaacaatgCCTTAACTGtatgaacatttttaaatatacataaatttacatagatacatacatacttatgaagataaaaattttgtattgacctatgtatagtaatattttttcagtaaaccttaaaaaatactaatatatctttaaattaaatttttataaatgtttgtatacatatatgtatatcagtggcgtgcggtgaaattctctctctatTTGTCGTCCAGCCTTACTTAAcgtgcgtgagcaggatacaagaggaacaggctgttccctttgtatcctgctcgcacacattaagtaaggctctACGAGAAAAAGAGAGAggatttcaccgcacgccactgatgtacat
This window harbors:
- the LOC143912651 gene encoding putative salivary secreted peptide — encoded protein: MVSKTIITFLLVALVACALAQSNHFEIGNKNPGDRQLYYEIVTKSSTVLTIVTKDVTFPVPGTINNGIITYIRAYDQYTNGNGGYCTLLSGGLGFQNVKLHFKSQRGHGIKFILEIWGY